The following are from one region of the Stanieria sp. NIES-3757 genome:
- a CDS encoding putative thiol-disulphide oxidoreductase DCC, producing the protein MKYHVIYDGNCHLCVTFTQLLEQFDRGNIFDYIPMQNEATLNQFQITIDDCQMGMILIDAEQPEKRWQGSNAAEEIVRILPMGEVFINIYRSLPGIKFLGDRTYEQIRDNRYNWFGKRNSTYQSAYSFGCHSENNCEIN; encoded by the coding sequence ATGAAATATCACGTTATTTATGATGGCAATTGCCATCTTTGTGTTACTTTTACCCAATTATTAGAACAATTTGATCGCGGTAATATTTTTGATTATATTCCCATGCAGAATGAAGCTACTCTGAATCAATTTCAGATTACAATTGATGATTGTCAAATGGGTATGATTTTAATTGATGCCGAACAACCAGAAAAAAGATGGCAAGGCAGTAATGCTGCTGAAGAAATTGTCCGAATTTTACCGATGGGTGAAGTTTTTATTAATATTTATCGTAGTCTTCCAGGAATAAAATTTCTAGGGGATCGTACTTACGAACAAATCAGAGACAATCGTTATAATTGGTTTGGGAAAAGGAATTCTACTTATCAGTCAGCTTATTCTTTTGGTTGTCATAGTGAAAATAATTGTGAAATCAATTAA
- a CDS encoding 2-succinyl-6-hydroxy-2, 4-cyclohexadiene-1-carboxylic acid synthase/2-oxoglutarate decarboxylase, translating to MIDFRNLNSLWASIIVETFNCVGLTTAVVCPGSRSTPLTLAFAQHQEIDTIPILDERSAAFFALGKAKQLHLPVVLVCTSGTAGANFYPAAIEAKESRVPLIILTADRPPELRHCHAGQTIDQIKLYANYPNWQTELALPEAEFTMLRYLRQNIIHAWECALFPYSGVVHLNIPFREPLAPTIEPEIVALESTFSSTDFFSNLVNYQQVSYYNSSTCLPLQQWQNYQNGIIIAGLAQPINPEKYCHAIANLSQTLQFPVLTEALSPLRNYANINPALITSYDLILRNEQLAAQLEPEIVIQLGELPISKKLRSWLEKISSQRWVITDGENNFDPLHGKTIHLRVGIETLANSLTSYNNNQVSSVYLEKWCSLEQQAREIFQQRFESIQDFYEGKIAWLISQCLPSHTPIFIANSMSVRNAEFFWQANNNYIRPYFNRGANGIDGTLSTALGIAHRHQSTVLITGDLALLHDTNGFLISNKFQGHLTIILVNNNGGGIFEMLPIAQFEPPFEEYFATPQTVDFAQLCQTYGVEYKLINTWQQLQNLLNPLPQQGIRVLEIYSDRKADAWWLQTNLNQLAQKFQ from the coding sequence ATGATTGATTTTCGCAATTTAAATAGCCTGTGGGCATCAATTATCGTTGAAACTTTTAATTGTGTGGGATTAACCACAGCAGTAGTATGTCCGGGTTCTCGCTCAACTCCTTTAACGTTAGCTTTTGCCCAACATCAAGAGATAGATACGATTCCAATTTTAGACGAACGCTCCGCAGCTTTTTTTGCCTTGGGTAAAGCTAAACAACTACACTTGCCCGTGGTTTTAGTTTGTACCTCGGGAACGGCAGGAGCAAATTTTTATCCTGCTGCGATTGAAGCTAAAGAAAGTCGTGTACCCTTAATTATTTTAACAGCCGATCGCCCTCCCGAATTGCGTCATTGTCATGCAGGACAAACAATCGATCAAATTAAATTGTATGCTAATTATCCTAACTGGCAAACTGAATTAGCTTTACCAGAAGCAGAGTTCACCATGCTGCGTTATCTGCGACAAAATATTATTCATGCTTGGGAATGTGCTTTATTTCCCTATTCAGGAGTGGTTCATCTTAATATACCGTTTCGCGAACCTTTAGCCCCAACTATTGAACCAGAAATTGTTGCTTTAGAATCAACTTTTTCTTCTACAGATTTTTTTTCTAATTTAGTTAATTATCAGCAAGTTTCTTATTACAATTCTTCTACTTGCCTACCTCTTCAACAATGGCAAAATTATCAAAACGGAATTATTATTGCTGGATTAGCTCAACCTATCAATCCAGAAAAATATTGTCACGCGATCGCAAATTTATCGCAAACATTACAGTTTCCTGTTTTAACTGAAGCTTTATCTCCGTTAAGAAATTATGCGAATATTAATCCTGCTTTGATTACTAGCTACGATCTCATTTTACGTAATGAGCAATTGGCAGCACAATTAGAACCTGAAATAGTAATTCAATTGGGTGAGCTTCCTATTAGTAAAAAGTTACGCAGTTGGTTGGAAAAAATTTCTTCTCAACGTTGGGTTATTACCGATGGAGAAAATAATTTCGATCCACTTCACGGCAAAACTATTCATTTACGGGTTGGCATTGAAACATTAGCTAATAGTCTTACTAGCTATAATAATAATCAAGTAAGCTCAGTTTATCTGGAAAAGTGGTGTAGTTTAGAACAGCAAGCCAGAGAAATTTTTCAACAGAGATTTGAATCGATCCAAGACTTTTATGAAGGTAAAATTGCCTGGTTAATTTCTCAATGTTTGCCATCTCACACACCAATCTTTATTGCTAATAGTATGTCAGTGCGTAATGCTGAGTTTTTTTGGCAAGCTAATAATAATTATATTAGACCTTATTTTAATCGAGGGGCAAATGGAATTGATGGCACATTGTCTACTGCTTTAGGAATTGCTCATCGTCATCAAAGTACCGTATTAATTACAGGAGATTTAGCTTTACTACACGATACTAATGGTTTTTTAATCAGCAATAAATTTCAAGGACATCTAACAATTATTTTAGTGAATAATAATGGTGGGGGCATTTTTGAAATGTTACCGATTGCTCAATTTGAACCACCCTTTGAAGAATATTTTGCTACTCCTCAAACAGTTGATTTTGCTCAACTATGCCAGACTTACGGAGTAGAATATAAATTAATTAATACCTGGCAACAACTACAAAATTTATTAAATCCTCTACCCCAACAAGGTATTCGAGTTTTAGAAATTTATAGCGATCGCAAAGCGGATGCTTGGTGGTTACAAACTAATTTAAATCAATTAGCACAAAAATTTCAATAA
- a CDS encoding isochorismate synthase, which translates to MTQSRISMPVVSELDLIFQDHLKLDNFWDKKQLVSEPNEPKKIISFVQRIPTVDPLAFLQTFNQSNSLHFYWENPRKQEAVVACGVTQKLLIDSRDRFKLAQNFIQKCLKKTVRKGETSIAGAGPHLFCTFTFFPDADKSYSPFPAATVFLPRLQIIKKNKSCILIVNVPVNYADNSKLIVEEIKQKINSIDWSLQQKISSEINEDFANNYNSISEDSEYFKSVVTSALNSIAVDEFSKIVLAYATDVISPVPFRLIKSLDNLRQRHPDCYIFSTSNGQDNNFIGASPERLISIQNKQLVTDALAGSAPRGKTTAEDVQLANLLLKNRKEKREHQAVSDFLIERLRQLDLKPQQLPLQLLQLSNIQHLWTPIYAHLSHDLDPLEIVAQLHPTPAVAGVSTEIACEQIRRYEKFDRSLYAAPLGWVDYQGNSEFIVGIRSALIEGNRARLYAGAGIVSGSNPDKEFAEIELKLQSLLKALV; encoded by the coding sequence ATGACACAATCTAGAATCTCCATGCCCGTTGTTTCTGAACTCGATCTAATTTTTCAAGATCATTTAAAATTAGATAACTTTTGGGATAAAAAGCAATTAGTAAGTGAACCGAACGAACCAAAAAAAATTATTAGTTTTGTGCAAAGGATTCCTACGGTCGATCCCTTAGCTTTTTTACAAACTTTTAATCAGTCTAATTCTCTACATTTTTATTGGGAAAATCCCCGCAAACAAGAAGCGGTTGTTGCTTGTGGAGTAACCCAAAAATTATTAATTGATTCGCGTGATCGCTTTAAACTCGCTCAAAATTTTATTCAAAAATGTTTAAAGAAAACTGTTAGAAAAGGTGAGACTAGTATTGCTGGTGCTGGGCCTCATTTGTTCTGTACTTTTACCTTTTTTCCTGATGCAGATAAAAGCTATTCTCCTTTTCCTGCTGCTACGGTTTTTTTACCTCGATTACAAATAATTAAAAAGAACAAATCTTGCATATTAATTGTTAATGTTCCCGTTAATTATGCTGACAATTCTAAGTTAATTGTTGAAGAAATAAAACAAAAAATTAATTCGATTGATTGGTCGCTTCAGCAAAAAATAAGTTCGGAAATTAATGAAGATTTTGCTAACAACTACAATTCAATTTCTGAAGACTCCGAATATTTTAAATCTGTAGTTACTTCTGCTTTAAATTCTATCGCAGTTGATGAATTCAGTAAAATAGTGCTTGCCTATGCTACTGATGTCATTTCTCCTGTTCCTTTTCGTTTGATTAAATCTTTAGATAATCTTCGGCAACGCCATCCTGATTGTTATATTTTTTCTACTAGTAATGGTCAAGATAACAATTTTATTGGAGCTAGTCCCGAACGTTTAATTAGTATTCAAAATAAACAGTTAGTAACAGATGCTTTAGCGGGTTCTGCTCCTCGCGGAAAAACCACTGCCGAAGATGTTCAATTAGCCAATTTGTTACTGAAAAATAGAAAAGAAAAACGAGAACATCAAGCAGTTAGTGATTTTTTAATTGAGCGTTTGCGTCAATTGGATTTAAAACCTCAACAACTTCCTTTGCAACTACTGCAACTATCTAATATTCAACATTTATGGACACCAATTTATGCCCATTTATCTCACGATCTCGATCCTTTAGAAATTGTGGCTCAACTACATCCAACTCCTGCGGTTGCTGGTGTGTCTACAGAAATTGCTTGTGAACAAATTCGCCGTTATGAAAAATTTGACCGCTCTTTATATGCTGCTCCTTTAGGTTGGGTTGATTATCAAGGCAATAGTGAGTTTATCGTTGGTATTCGTTCAGCTTTGATTGAAGGAAATCGCGCTCGACTTTATGCAGGAGCGGGAATCGTTTCTGGTTCTAATCCTGATAAAGAATTTGCAGAGATTGAATTGAAATTACAATCGTTATTAAAAGCCTTAGTTTAG
- a CDS encoding 1,4-dihydroxy-2-naphthoate phytyltransferase: MTTKLITVDNRKLWLAAIKPPMYTVAVIPITVGTAAAYNQTGKFEPQIFFTFLSAAILIIAWLNLSNDVFDSETGIDINKAHSVVNLTGNKSLVFWIANLCLSLAILGILAITWWQQDGTVLGIILLCCALGYTYQGPPFRLGYLGLGEIICFFTFGPGAISAAYYSQNQNFSIQCLAPSILIGISTSIILFCSHFHQLEDDLAAGKKSPIVRLGTLKGSQLLNWLTLSIFILTVIFIGLNYLPWWSGLIFVSFPLAYQLINHVNQYHNYPDKVSNSKFLAVNFHFLSGLLLALGLVLPHLI; the protein is encoded by the coding sequence ATGACTACTAAACTAATTACGGTAGACAACCGCAAACTCTGGTTGGCTGCTATTAAACCACCAATGTATACTGTAGCAGTTATTCCTATTACAGTAGGAACAGCAGCAGCATACAATCAAACTGGAAAGTTTGAACCCCAAATATTTTTTACTTTTTTAAGCGCAGCTATTCTAATTATTGCTTGGTTAAATTTGAGTAATGATGTGTTTGATTCCGAGACAGGTATTGATATTAATAAAGCTCATTCTGTAGTTAATTTAACAGGTAATAAATCCTTAGTTTTTTGGATTGCTAATTTGTGTTTGAGTTTAGCAATTCTAGGTATCTTGGCGATTACTTGGTGGCAACAAGATGGAACAGTATTAGGAATAATTTTGCTTTGTTGTGCGTTGGGTTATACTTATCAAGGACCTCCTTTTCGTTTAGGTTATCTAGGTTTAGGAGAAATTATTTGTTTTTTTACTTTTGGTCCAGGCGCAATTAGTGCTGCCTATTATTCTCAAAATCAAAATTTTTCCATTCAGTGTTTAGCTCCTTCAATTTTAATTGGAATTAGTACTTCAATTATTTTATTTTGTTCTCATTTTCATCAACTAGAAGATGATTTAGCAGCAGGCAAAAAATCACCAATCGTTCGTTTAGGAACTTTAAAAGGTTCACAATTACTAAATTGGTTGACACTTAGTATTTTTATTTTGACTGTAATTTTTATTGGCTTAAATTATTTGCCTTGGTGGAGTGGCTTAATTTTTGTTAGTTTTCCGTTAGCCTATCAATTAATTAATCATGTGAATCAATACCACAATTATCCCGATAAAGTAAGTAATTCTAAATTTTTAGCCGTTAATTTTCATTTCTTGAGCGGATTATTGTTAGCTTTAGGTTTAGTTTTACCTCATTTAATTTAA
- a CDS encoding L-sorbosone dehydrogenase: MIKNIQISTFGLALVLFLTSCNQNNSQAESTTSSSSTPTQSTITTNVLNPTPIRITIDSLPQPFATQSASNSPNVIPVPENPTLNVPAGFQVNVFAEGLEQPRWMSLTPDGDVLVAESRRDRIRLLQDQNGDGIAETNQVFGTSDNGLDQPFGMTFVGNNFYVANTGEVIRFDYQSGQTSLQGTGQPITQLTPGGYNQHWTRNVIASPDGQKLYVSVGSATNASPEELPRASIQQMNLDGSQRETYAYGLRNPVGLDFHPVTNELYTTVNERDLLGDDLVPDYLTRVEPGGFYGWPYAYLTPNLLDPRLMKGNQSQQPDLAAKTLTPDVLFQAHSAALGLQFYDGNQFPERYHNGAFVAFRGSWNRDRGTGYKVVFVPFDENNRPMGYYEDFLTGFLTNPQGPDTFARPVGLLVLPDGSLLLAEDGNNRIYRISYSN; the protein is encoded by the coding sequence ATGATTAAAAACATTCAAATCAGCACTTTTGGATTAGCTTTAGTTTTATTTTTGACAAGTTGTAATCAAAATAATTCCCAAGCAGAATCAACTACTTCTTCATCATCTACACCTACTCAATCAACGATCACTACCAATGTTTTAAACCCAACCCCCATTCGTATAACAATTGATAGTCTTCCTCAACCCTTTGCCACTCAATCAGCGAGTAATAGTCCTAATGTCATTCCAGTCCCAGAAAATCCAACTTTAAATGTACCAGCAGGTTTTCAAGTTAATGTGTTTGCCGAAGGTTTAGAACAACCTCGTTGGATGAGTTTGACACCCGATGGAGATGTACTAGTAGCAGAATCTCGTCGCGATCGCATTCGCTTATTACAAGACCAGAATGGGGATGGTATTGCAGAAACTAATCAAGTTTTTGGTACTAGTGATAATGGATTGGATCAACCTTTTGGGATGACTTTTGTTGGTAACAATTTTTATGTAGCGAATACAGGAGAGGTGATACGGTTTGATTATCAATCTGGTCAAACTAGTTTACAAGGAACGGGTCAACCTATTACCCAATTAACTCCAGGTGGTTATAATCAACACTGGACACGCAATGTGATTGCTTCTCCAGACGGACAAAAGCTTTATGTTTCGGTAGGTTCAGCTACTAATGCTTCTCCCGAAGAATTACCCCGTGCTTCAATTCAACAAATGAATTTGGATGGTTCGCAACGGGAAACCTATGCGTATGGACTACGAAATCCCGTTGGTTTAGATTTTCATCCCGTCACTAACGAACTTTACACCACAGTTAACGAACGAGATTTACTAGGAGATGATTTAGTTCCAGACTATTTAACCAGAGTAGAACCAGGCGGTTTTTATGGTTGGCCTTATGCTTATCTCACTCCTAATTTACTCGATCCACGTCTGATGAAGGGAAACCAAAGTCAACAACCAGATCTAGCAGCCAAAACCTTAACTCCAGATGTGTTGTTTCAAGCGCATTCCGCTGCATTAGGACTCCAGTTTTATGACGGCAACCAGTTTCCCGAACGATATCACAATGGTGCATTTGTCGCTTTTCGTGGTTCCTGGAATCGCGATCGCGGTACGGGATACAAAGTCGTATTTGTTCCTTTTGACGAAAATAATCGTCCGATGGGCTATTATGAAGACTTTTTAACTGGTTTTTTAACTAATCCCCAAGGACCCGATACATTTGCTCGTCCTGTGGGGTTATTAGTTTTACCAGATGGTTCTTTACTTCTAGCCGAAGATGGCAACAATCGTATTTATCGGATTAGTTATTCAAATTAA